One genomic segment of Flagellimonas marinaquae includes these proteins:
- a CDS encoding alginate lyase family protein, translating to MKLVKHLTIFLVVATYSFGLMAQDHPKLILTQEGVKEIRAKMGNLPILDKTLATIKEEVDTAIEQGIDVPVPKDYSGGYTHETHKRNYRLMQKAGILYQLLDDYTYALYVHEMLKAYADLYPNLPIHPKERSYARGKLFWQCLNDSNWLVYASQAYDCIYDYLSKKERKHLEKNLFRPFADFISIKNPQFFNRIHNHSTWGNVAVGMIALVMEDDALLERALYGIKDVELNTGTKDNDGGFIIEEGKEAGFYANLDEPFSPDGYYTEGPYYQRYAMYPFLIFAQALQNVKPELKIFEYNNNVLVKSVYALLDLSDMDGDFFPINDGQKGMSYYNTSLVNAVDVAYYYGNKDPKLLDIAQKQGTVVLNDAGLSVAKGLKNNQQLPYVKKSIDLRDGPNGEEGGISVLRKDKLELVFKYTAQGLSHGHYDKLSYSFYENGDEVVQDYGLARFVNIEQKGGGNYLKENKTWAKQTVAHNTLVQDQTSHFGAKYEVGSKNHSEHYLFNIEDPKIQVVSGIEKNAYPGTKMHRTMAIIQDEGWQKPIVLDVLQVESDMPHQYDMPFYYLGQLMTLNVPYKAEDTLRPLGGDFGYQHIYKEGSAQLTDDNLKFSWMANNKFYTLTSLATAKDSLIMGRVGAGDPEFNLRRDPVLIHRKNDRSNTMYASVLESHGTYSPVTELAVNATSNIKKLYKLYEQDGYWAVGIETVDGRTTVFVFSTLNNTSDKYHSINIEGRELKWKGPFTLINLN from the coding sequence ATGAAGCTCGTAAAACACTTAACGATATTCTTGGTTGTTGCAACGTATTCTTTTGGTTTGATGGCCCAGGACCACCCAAAACTCATTTTGACCCAAGAAGGTGTAAAAGAAATAAGGGCCAAAATGGGCAATCTGCCCATTTTGGATAAGACACTTGCCACCATAAAAGAGGAAGTTGACACAGCAATAGAACAAGGTATTGATGTGCCCGTGCCCAAAGATTATTCTGGCGGTTATACCCACGAAACCCATAAGCGCAATTATAGACTCATGCAAAAGGCGGGTATTTTGTATCAACTTTTGGATGACTATACATATGCCTTATACGTGCACGAAATGCTCAAGGCCTATGCAGACCTCTATCCCAACTTGCCCATACACCCTAAAGAGCGCTCATATGCCAGGGGCAAATTGTTCTGGCAATGTTTGAACGATTCCAATTGGTTGGTATATGCAAGCCAAGCATACGATTGTATTTATGATTATTTGAGTAAGAAAGAACGTAAGCATCTGGAAAAGAATTTGTTCAGACCCTTTGCGGATTTTATATCGATAAAAAACCCTCAATTTTTTAATAGGATCCATAATCATAGCACCTGGGGCAATGTAGCGGTTGGAATGATCGCCTTGGTCATGGAGGACGATGCATTGTTGGAACGGGCTTTATATGGAATTAAAGATGTTGAGCTAAATACAGGAACCAAGGACAACGACGGTGGATTCATTATTGAAGAGGGGAAAGAAGCGGGGTTTTATGCCAATTTGGACGAACCTTTTTCTCCAGATGGCTATTATACCGAAGGACCTTACTATCAAAGGTATGCCATGTATCCATTCCTGATTTTTGCCCAAGCTTTGCAAAATGTAAAACCAGAATTAAAAATTTTTGAGTACAACAACAATGTACTGGTTAAAAGTGTATATGCGTTGTTGGATCTATCGGACATGGACGGGGATTTTTTTCCAATTAACGATGGACAAAAAGGAATGTCCTACTACAACACCTCATTGGTCAATGCGGTGGATGTAGCCTATTATTATGGAAATAAAGACCCGAAACTATTGGATATAGCGCAAAAACAGGGAACAGTTGTTCTCAACGATGCTGGATTGTCCGTGGCAAAGGGACTCAAGAATAATCAACAATTGCCCTATGTTAAAAAAAGTATTGATTTGCGTGATGGTCCAAATGGTGAAGAAGGCGGAATCTCAGTGTTGAGAAAAGATAAGTTGGAACTTGTTTTTAAATACACCGCACAGGGATTGAGTCATGGGCATTATGATAAATTGTCCTATTCTTTTTATGAGAATGGAGACGAAGTTGTACAAGACTATGGACTTGCCCGTTTTGTGAACATAGAGCAAAAAGGTGGAGGCAATTATTTAAAGGAAAATAAAACTTGGGCCAAACAGACTGTGGCCCATAATACACTGGTACAGGATCAAACCTCCCATTTTGGCGCAAAATATGAGGTTGGAAGCAAAAATCACTCAGAACATTATTTGTTCAATATAGAAGACCCTAAAATTCAGGTGGTAAGTGGTATCGAGAAAAACGCGTATCCCGGCACCAAAATGCATCGTACCATGGCCATAATACAAGATGAGGGTTGGCAAAAACCTATTGTATTGGATGTGTTACAGGTGGAATCGGATATGCCCCATCAGTATGACATGCCTTTTTATTACTTGGGCCAGTTAATGACCTTGAACGTTCCATATAAGGCCGAGGATACGTTGCGACCTTTGGGAGGGGATTTCGGTTATCAACATATCTATAAGGAAGGCAGCGCCCAGTTGACCGACGATAATCTTAAGTTTTCTTGGATGGCCAACAACAAATTTTACACCTTGACATCTCTTGCCACGGCAAAGGATAGTTTGATTATGGGTAGGGTAGGGGCTGGCGATCCAGAATTCAATTTACGGAGGGACCCTGTTCTAATCCATAGAAAGAACGATCGATCAAATACCATGTATGCATCCGTATTGGAGTCGCACGGAACCTATAGTCCGGTCACGGAATTGGCGGTAAATGCCACGTCAAATATTAAAAAGTTGTATAAACTATATGAACAGGATGGCTATTGGGCCGTTGGCATTGAAACTGTGGATGGACGTACTACTGTCTTTGTGTTTTCAACATTGAACAATACATCAGATAAATATCATAGTATCAATATAGAAGGTCGAGAATTAAAATGGAAAGGACCTTTTACTCTAATCAATTTAAATTAA
- a CDS encoding ribonuclease activity regulator RraA encodes MKTQSELIIQQLKKISTASIATCLFKKGLRNQYIQNVTPLKKLKSNMAGRAYTLRYIPAREDLNPIEVFKDQKHLQRVAVEECPENHVLVIDSRKDPRAASAGAILATRLMKKGAAGVVTDGGFRDSEEISNLPMPAYHQRPSAPTNLTLHQAIAINEPIGCGDVAVFPGDYIVGDNDGVMVIPQHLVDDVVSECRKMELFEKFVLEKVNQGTPIIGLYPLTSNDLRKEFEEWKK; translated from the coding sequence ATGAAAACACAATCAGAATTGATTATACAGCAATTAAAGAAGATTAGTACGGCCAGTATTGCCACCTGTCTTTTTAAAAAGGGATTGCGCAATCAATACATACAAAATGTAACTCCTTTAAAAAAATTGAAATCGAACATGGCGGGAAGAGCATATACATTAAGATATATACCTGCGAGAGAAGATCTAAACCCCATTGAAGTATTTAAAGACCAAAAACATTTACAACGCGTAGCGGTTGAAGAATGCCCAGAGAACCATGTATTGGTAATCGATAGTAGAAAAGACCCCAGAGCTGCATCCGCTGGAGCCATATTGGCCACCCGGCTTATGAAAAAAGGTGCCGCGGGGGTTGTAACGGATGGGGGGTTCCGGGATTCCGAAGAAATTTCTAATCTACCTATGCCGGCCTACCACCAAAGGCCGAGTGCTCCAACCAACCTAACCTTGCACCAAGCAATTGCCATCAACGAACCTATCGGGTGCGGAGATGTAGCGGTTTTCCCCGGCGATTATATTGTAGGGGACAACGATGGTGTTATGGTTATTCCACAACACTTGGTCGATGACGTTGTAAGCGAATGCCGGAAAATGGAGCTATTTGAAAAATTTGTACTTGAAAAAGTAAACCAAGGAACACCCATAATTGGTTTGTACCCGTTGACATCAAATGATTTACGTAAAGAATTTGAGGAATGGAAAAAGTAA
- a CDS encoding polysaccharide lyase 6 family protein, with amino-acid sequence MHLNKLSILLLSAIVVVGCGPKSTNKQNLVKTVDEFNNVVSNLEPGDVVTLANGVWQDTELLFEGVGTAAKPIKLTVEEKGKVTLEGQSNLRMAGEHLIVEGLVFKNGFTPTTEVISFKKDKNTLANNSRLTECVIDNFNNPERHEPDTWVAIYGKNNRVDHNHLVGKGNRGVTMIVRLNSEASQENHNQIDHNYFGPRQNLGSNGGETLRIGTSHYSRTNSNTVVESNYFDRCNGEHEIISNKSGMNTYKSNVFFECTGTLTMRHGENTLVDGNIFIGNNKPSTGGIRVINGKQTVINNYGVGLTGYRFRGAFVIMNGIYNSPINRYDQAKDAIVRNNTFINSDHIQLCAGADAERNAPPVDSFMDNNIFYNENRDNLFTVYDDISGITFNNNLVSKNVILINEDGFFKQDLDLTKNQSGLLVPVNAPEGVGADIPEKILSKNETGVSWYPKDDTDVALSSGSTVEVPAALNALFDAVKGANAGDILVLEGGASYPNTKTIEVDKPISITSKGSEKAKVFFEKKSLFQINNGGSLALSNLVFDGEDAPDRTGNSVITTSKYSMNKNYKLFIDDCDFVNLDVNHSYDAIRVYKNTFADTISIKNSRFKTITGNVIALDKETDDIGIYNAEYVILKNNSFSDIGGAALRLHRGGKDESTFGPFLEMEHNVLDNVGFDDRNKYDAAVSLYGVQVIDVQNNIFDKTKGVNMHLVVGEPIVNVLNNNFYQSDKLTVTGDQKYRAENLWEMAPVFVKDGYELQPGSPLKGKGTDGKDVGLLFGQ; translated from the coding sequence ATGCACCTAAACAAACTATCCATTTTATTATTATCCGCAATCGTTGTAGTAGGTTGTGGGCCAAAATCGACAAATAAGCAAAACTTGGTCAAGACCGTTGATGAATTCAACAACGTTGTTTCCAATCTTGAGCCTGGAGATGTAGTGACCCTGGCGAATGGCGTGTGGCAAGATACCGAGCTATTGTTCGAAGGAGTCGGCACTGCTGCAAAACCTATTAAACTGACGGTTGAAGAAAAAGGTAAGGTAACCTTGGAAGGACAGTCCAATCTGCGAATGGCCGGCGAACATTTAATTGTGGAAGGTCTTGTTTTTAAAAATGGGTTTACCCCCACCACTGAGGTTATTTCATTCAAAAAAGATAAAAATACCTTGGCCAACAATAGTAGGTTAACTGAGTGTGTAATAGATAATTTTAATAATCCAGAACGGCACGAGCCCGACACTTGGGTGGCCATTTATGGTAAAAATAACCGAGTGGACCATAATCATTTGGTAGGTAAAGGCAATCGTGGAGTAACCATGATCGTACGTTTAAATTCCGAGGCCAGTCAAGAGAACCATAACCAAATAGACCATAATTATTTTGGTCCCAGACAAAACCTTGGTTCCAATGGTGGGGAGACCTTGAGAATTGGAACAAGTCATTATTCAAGAACAAATTCCAATACCGTAGTGGAATCCAACTACTTTGATCGGTGCAATGGCGAGCATGAGATTATTTCCAATAAGTCGGGGATGAATACTTATAAAAGCAATGTATTCTTCGAATGTACTGGAACTTTGACCATGAGGCATGGGGAGAATACCCTTGTGGATGGCAATATCTTTATTGGAAACAACAAGCCCAGCACAGGCGGTATACGAGTGATCAACGGTAAGCAGACCGTTATCAATAATTATGGGGTAGGTTTAACGGGATATCGTTTTCGTGGCGCTTTTGTGATCATGAACGGTATTTATAACTCTCCTATCAACAGATACGATCAAGCTAAAGATGCCATTGTTCGCAACAACACCTTTATCAATAGTGATCATATCCAACTTTGTGCCGGTGCAGATGCAGAACGAAATGCACCCCCTGTGGATTCTTTTATGGATAACAATATTTTTTACAATGAAAACCGTGACAATCTTTTTACGGTTTACGATGATATTAGCGGAATTACCTTCAACAACAATCTTGTGAGCAAAAATGTAATTCTGATCAACGAGGATGGATTTTTTAAACAAGACCTGGACTTGACCAAGAACCAATCTGGGTTGTTGGTGCCGGTGAACGCGCCAGAAGGAGTAGGTGCCGATATTCCGGAAAAGATATTGTCCAAAAATGAAACTGGTGTTTCTTGGTATCCCAAAGATGATACCGATGTAGCCTTATCTTCGGGTAGTACTGTTGAGGTGCCTGCCGCCCTTAACGCTCTTTTTGATGCCGTCAAAGGGGCCAATGCAGGTGATATTTTGGTTTTGGAAGGTGGAGCGTCCTATCCGAACACCAAAACCATAGAAGTGGACAAGCCCATAAGCATTACCTCCAAAGGGTCGGAGAAGGCCAAGGTGTTCTTTGAGAAAAAGTCATTGTTTCAAATAAACAATGGAGGTAGTCTAGCATTGTCCAATTTAGTGTTCGATGGGGAAGATGCTCCTGACAGAACAGGCAATTCTGTTATTACAACGAGCAAATATTCCATGAACAAAAATTACAAACTTTTCATAGACGATTGCGATTTTGTAAACCTGGACGTTAACCATTCTTACGATGCCATCCGTGTGTACAAAAATACGTTCGCCGATACCATAAGTATCAAAAATTCCAGGTTCAAGACCATTACCGGCAATGTGATCGCCCTGGATAAGGAGACTGATGATATCGGAATATATAATGCGGAATACGTTATCCTTAAAAACAATAGCTTCTCTGATATTGGTGGAGCGGCATTGAGATTACATAGGGGAGGAAAGGATGAGAGTACCTTTGGGCCGTTCTTGGAAATGGAACATAACGTTTTGGACAACGTAGGATTCGATGATCGTAATAAATACGATGCTGCTGTGTCGCTCTACGGAGTTCAGGTCATAGATGTCCAGAACAATATCTTTGATAAGACCAAGGGTGTCAATATGCACTTGGTGGTCGGTGAGCCTATTGTAAATGTACTCAACAATAACTTTTACCAATCCGATAAGCTTACGGTTACCGGTGATCAAAAATACCGTGCAGAGAATCTGTGGGAAATGGCCCCGGTGTTTGTAAAAGACGGATATGAATTGCAACCAGGTTCCCCATTAAAAGGAAAAGGAACCGATGGAAAGGATGTTGGATTATTGTTCGGTCAGTAA
- a CDS encoding cupin domain-containing protein, translated as MKSFGSSKEFIFGDEMEWETVGEGVKRKIMAYDDKIMLVNVQFDEGGVGPMHDHYHSQTTYVVSGEFELTIGKETKLMKAGDAFYIPPHVSHGAICKKAGVLIDVFSPIREDFMEK; from the coding sequence ATGAAATCATTTGGATCAAGTAAGGAATTCATTTTTGGGGATGAAATGGAATGGGAAACCGTAGGTGAGGGGGTGAAAAGAAAAATAATGGCTTACGATGACAAAATTATGCTCGTAAATGTACAGTTTGACGAGGGGGGTGTCGGGCCCATGCACGACCATTATCATTCACAGACTACTTATGTGGTAAGTGGTGAATTTGAACTTACTATAGGCAAAGAGACTAAATTAATGAAGGCTGGAGATGCCTTTTATATTCCGCCCCATGTGAGTCACGGAGCTATTTGTAAAAAAGCAGGTGTTCTTATTGATGTATTTAGTCCAATCAGGGAAGACTTTATGGAGAAATAG
- a CDS encoding DUF2723 domain-containing protein: protein MFAKDFKKWDTILGWVSFAIAFIVYALTVEPTGSFWDAGEYISTSAKLQVGHPPGAPLLQMIGAFFAMFAFGDVTKIALMVNAVSIVSSAFAVLFTFWTITNLVGKLISKEETINNSKAIAILGSGLVGALAFTFSDSFWFNAVETEVYSMASLIMALLLWLGLKWTDNLDDPRGHRWLMLICFVIGLTFGIQFMGFLAIPSIGLLYYFKKYKTTTVKNFLLANIIVVAILILVYKFSLTYVLKLFGWSEVFFINEIGLPFNSGSIIMGLLFVAAFYFGLKYTRKHNYYNANIVVLCLMFLILGFSSWLMLPIRANAKTVVNENNPSDARALLAYYNREQYPGVDSPVYGAYYSDTFAPSGEDRDDSPKYEKDLKLGKYVIVNHYKGAIPGPNEKHVGILPRMWSDQHAENYMRYFGALDFRIKSEYISNNDLREAVNQFKTAYSQGELDTEQYIRFLREFGEYIEVEPPTLGQNLKYLFDFQFSYMYMRYFMWNFVGKQNDIQGRYDENGNWLSGINFIDNIRLGSQENLPSDWKNNKGRNTYFFLPLLLGILGIVFQISKNPKQFWALFIFFLFTGLAIQFYTNPYIFQPRERDYSLVGSFYVFCIWIGIGVYGLFDEFKKLISSKIAAPAITTLCLLAVPLLMGYQNWDDHDRSNRYTAPSTAKAYLDSCQEDAGAILFTIGDNDTFPLWYAQEIENYRTDVRIVNTSLFATDWYIDQMKRKAYESDPIPSQLTHDKYSYGTRDAVYYQGITENRWNIKDFMNWIGSDKPQTKFRHILTNQGADLSQYSESTLDIVYYPTNKIRIPVNKQNVLESGLVKEKDSALIVDYIDIDLPTGALPKNRILMLDLIANNDWKRPIYFSGGSFDSAEYIWMKDYLQLDGLVYKLVPIKTPNRNSFEMGRIDSELMYDIVKDWDWGNSGSDDIYHDPQTRSQGLSFRSNLARLMETLIAENKIDKAKDVINIAMENIPVEHFYFYAFVEPFVDGYYKVGETEKARELFGKLKKIYQEHLEYYANIPLDEQYDKIDDILTDMQAYRRNIDILIENGDKELAESETIIFNEYIDMFSQFVDEEEDVLDEPITLDPDMEDSIPLDTIERVPDSTIE, encoded by the coding sequence ATGTTTGCAAAAGACTTTAAAAAATGGGACACCATCCTCGGATGGGTTTCTTTCGCCATCGCGTTTATAGTTTATGCCCTTACCGTTGAACCCACTGGAAGTTTTTGGGACGCAGGGGAGTATATTTCCACTTCCGCAAAGTTGCAGGTAGGACACCCGCCTGGAGCTCCGCTGCTCCAAATGATAGGTGCTTTTTTTGCCATGTTCGCCTTTGGAGACGTTACCAAGATAGCGCTCATGGTCAATGCAGTTTCCATAGTATCCAGTGCATTTGCCGTATTGTTCACATTTTGGACCATTACCAATTTGGTCGGAAAACTCATTTCCAAAGAAGAGACAATAAACAATAGCAAAGCTATCGCTATTTTGGGAAGTGGACTTGTAGGGGCACTTGCTTTTACTTTCTCGGACAGTTTTTGGTTCAATGCAGTGGAGACCGAAGTATACTCCATGGCCAGTTTAATAATGGCACTTTTGCTTTGGTTGGGCCTAAAATGGACAGATAATTTGGACGATCCACGAGGACATCGTTGGTTAATGCTCATCTGCTTTGTGATCGGCCTAACCTTCGGGATACAGTTTATGGGATTCTTGGCCATTCCCTCCATTGGGCTCTTGTACTATTTCAAAAAATACAAGACCACAACAGTAAAGAATTTTTTATTGGCCAATATCATCGTAGTGGCCATACTTATATTGGTCTATAAATTCTCGCTCACCTATGTTTTAAAACTATTTGGCTGGAGCGAGGTTTTCTTTATCAACGAAATTGGGCTTCCGTTCAACTCCGGATCCATAATCATGGGACTATTGTTTGTTGCCGCCTTCTATTTTGGTTTGAAATATACCCGAAAACATAATTACTACAATGCCAATATTGTTGTCCTCTGCCTGATGTTCCTAATCCTCGGCTTTTCTTCTTGGTTGATGCTTCCTATTAGAGCAAATGCAAAAACCGTAGTAAACGAAAACAACCCTTCGGACGCGCGTGCCCTTTTGGCCTATTATAACAGGGAACAATATCCCGGTGTGGACAGTCCCGTATATGGAGCGTACTATTCCGATACTTTTGCCCCATCTGGAGAAGATCGGGACGATAGCCCCAAATATGAAAAAGACCTCAAGTTGGGCAAATATGTAATTGTTAACCATTACAAAGGCGCTATTCCCGGACCCAATGAGAAACATGTAGGTATTTTGCCCCGAATGTGGAGCGACCAGCATGCCGAAAACTATATGCGATATTTTGGCGCACTGGATTTCCGCATAAAATCCGAATACATTTCCAACAACGATCTTAGGGAAGCGGTGAACCAATTTAAGACCGCATACTCCCAAGGAGAATTGGATACAGAACAGTACATTCGGTTTTTAAGGGAATTTGGGGAATACATCGAAGTTGAGCCCCCGACCCTGGGCCAAAACTTAAAATATCTTTTTGATTTCCAGTTCAGCTACATGTACATGCGCTACTTTATGTGGAACTTTGTTGGCAAGCAAAACGACATTCAAGGTAGATACGATGAAAATGGCAACTGGCTGAGCGGCATCAATTTTATAGACAATATTAGGTTGGGAAGCCAAGAAAACCTGCCCAGCGATTGGAAAAACAACAAAGGCCGCAACACCTATTTCTTTCTGCCACTACTGCTGGGTATTTTGGGCATTGTATTCCAAATTTCCAAAAACCCAAAGCAATTTTGGGCGCTGTTTATTTTCTTTTTGTTCACAGGACTGGCCATTCAATTCTATACCAACCCATACATTTTCCAACCCCGAGAACGCGATTATTCGCTCGTTGGATCGTTCTATGTTTTCTGTATATGGATCGGTATTGGCGTATACGGCCTCTTCGATGAATTTAAAAAGCTGATTTCCTCCAAAATCGCTGCACCTGCCATTACCACATTGTGTCTTTTGGCCGTGCCTTTGTTAATGGGCTACCAAAATTGGGACGATCACGATAGGTCTAACCGATATACTGCGCCATCAACAGCAAAAGCTTACCTCGATTCCTGTCAAGAAGATGCGGGGGCCATATTGTTCACTATTGGCGATAACGACACCTTTCCGCTTTGGTATGCTCAGGAAATCGAAAATTACAGGACCGACGTCCGCATTGTAAACACCAGTCTTTTTGCCACCGATTGGTATATTGACCAAATGAAACGAAAGGCCTATGAAAGCGACCCTATACCATCTCAATTAACCCACGACAAGTACAGTTATGGCACAAGGGATGCGGTGTATTATCAAGGCATAACCGAAAATCGTTGGAATATCAAGGATTTTATGAATTGGATCGGTAGCGATAAGCCCCAGACCAAGTTCCGACATATTTTAACCAATCAAGGGGCCGATTTGAGCCAGTATTCGGAAAGCACTTTGGATATTGTATACTACCCTACCAATAAAATCAGGATACCGGTCAACAAACAAAACGTTCTCGAAAGTGGTCTGGTAAAAGAAAAGGATTCCGCCTTGATCGTGGATTACATCGACATTGATCTTCCAACTGGTGCACTTCCTAAAAACAGAATTTTGATGTTGGACTTAATTGCCAACAACGATTGGAAACGACCCATCTACTTCTCGGGAGGCAGTTTTGACAGCGCCGAATATATTTGGATGAAGGATTACTTGCAATTGGATGGTCTGGTGTACAAACTGGTGCCCATAAAAACCCCGAACCGTAATTCCTTTGAAATGGGACGTATCGACTCCGAGTTGATGTACGACATCGTAAAGGATTGGGATTGGGGCAATTCTGGTAGCGACGATATTTACCACGACCCACAGACTCGTTCACAAGGATTATCTTTCCGTAGTAATTTGGCCCGTTTAATGGAAACCCTTATTGCAGAAAACAAAATTGATAAAGCCAAGGATGTGATCAATATTGCCATGGAAAATATTCCGGTGGAACACTTCTATTTTTACGCCTTTGTTGAACCTTTTGTGGACGGATATTATAAAGTTGGCGAAACGGAAAAAGCCCGGGAGCTGTTCGGAAAACTCAAAAAAATATATCAGGAACATTTGGAATATTATGCCAATATTCCTCTGGACGAACAATATGATAAAATTGACGACATCCTTACCGATATGCAGGCCTACCGCAGAAATATTGACATCTTAATAGAAAACGGAGATAAAGAACTGGCCGAGTCGGAAACCATTATCTTTAATGAGTACATCGATATGTTCTCCCAATTTGTTGATGAGGAAGAAGATGTTTTGGACGAACCAATAACCTTGGACCCCGATATGGAAGATTCCATTCCGTTGGACACCATAGAAAGGGTGCCTGACTCCACGATAGAATAA
- a CDS encoding thioredoxin family protein: MSKFGELIDLQVPVLLDFYAEWNEQSTSMHPVLSDVAAALGDKGKVIKIDVDKNKELSQALRIKGLPTLMIYKKGEMVWRQSGEQDANTLIGILNEYI, translated from the coding sequence ATGTCCAAATTCGGAGAACTTATAGATTTACAAGTACCTGTATTATTAGATTTTTATGCAGAATGGAACGAGCAGTCCACTTCTATGCATCCTGTTTTGAGCGATGTGGCCGCTGCCCTAGGGGATAAAGGCAAAGTAATAAAGATTGACGTGGATAAAAATAAAGAGCTCTCACAGGCACTGCGTATTAAAGGGTTGCCAACGTTAATGATCTACAAAAAAGGTGAAATGGTCTGGCGCCAAAGTGGTGAGCAGGACGCCAATACCCTCATTGGTATTTTAAACGAATATATTTAA